The DNA window CGGCCAGGTTCACCCAGTTGTTACCCTCGTGGTTCATGATGTCCGGCGCCACACCGGCCACGAAGAGGGTCATGAGAAGAAGCGAGGTGGCGAGGATCATTCGCATCAGCCGCTTCTCGAAGCGCAGGTGCATGAAGTTCGCCACCACGAGACTCGCCTTGTAGACGGCGATGCCGAACGCCGTGACCAAGGTGACCAGCAGGACCTCCAGGAAGGGTCCGGCCACGCTGACCACGAGGGCGGCCAGCAGGATGAAGTAGATGCGGCGATAGTTGACGTGGTGATCGCTGGCCATGAGTCGTTCCCTACTTCGCGATGTAGAGGAGAGGGAAGAGGAAAATCCAGACCACGTCCACGAAGTGCCAGTAAATGCCGATCGTCTCGACGCGGTGCAGCTCCCTCCCCCTGAAGGCGTCCCAGGCGATAAAGAGCATTATGATCGCTCCTGCGAGCACGTGAAGAGCGTGGATCCCCGCAGCCGTGTAGTAGAAGCCCCAGAAATTGCTCGACTGGATGGTGTAGCCGTGGGTGATCTCGGACGTCCACTCGAAGGCCTTGACGATCATGAAGGTCGCGGCCCCGCCGACGGTCAGCAGCAGAAAGCCCGCCGCCTTCTTGCCGTCGCCTCGCTCTGCGGCCTGGTGCGCCAGCACCGCGGTGAAGCTGGAGGTGAGAAGGACGAAGGTGTTGAAGGCTCCGATCCAGGTCTGGGTGTGCGCGGCGTCGAGGCCGAACCAGGGGTGGCCGATACGGAACATGAGGTAGGAGCCCAGCACGCCCCCGAAGATCACGACCTCGGACGCGAGCACCCACCAGACGGCCAGGCGCGCGGTAGGGATGCCGGTGGCGCTGCGCTGGGTGGCGATAGGTTTGGCGGCTGACATCTCTTGGCGGTTTAAGGCTTGTCCTGGGGCCAGAAGTCCTCGTCGTGCTCCGGGTTCGAATACTCGTAAGGACCGCGGTACACGTTGGGGAGTTCCGACACCAGCCAGTTGCCGTGCGGAGGCGGAGAGGGCGTCGTCCACTCGAGCGTGCTCGCCCTCCAGGGGTTCTTACCCGCCTTCGGGCCGCTCCGCCAGCTCTTGATGCAGTTGTAGAAGAAGACGAATTGGAAGGCGAGCATGACCAGGAGCGAGTAGGTGGCGAGCTCCCTCAGGTCATACATGAAAGGCGTGTTGAGATCGGGGTGGTACTCGAAGTTGCTTATGCGGCGGTGCTGGCCGAACGATCCCAGGAAGAAAAGCGGGATGAAGATGAAGTTGAAAGGGATCACCGTGCCCCAGAAATGGATCTTGCCCAGTCGATCGTCCATCATTTTCCCGAACATCTTCGGGAACCAGTAGGTGAACGCGGCGAAGGTCCCGATAATGGCTATCGGGAAGAAGGTGTAATGGAAGTGCGCCAGGACGAAATAGGTGTCGTGGAAGTAAATGTCCGCGCCGCTGGCGCCCAGGAAGATGCCGGTCACCCCGCCGATCAGGAATTCGGCCATGAAGGCGAGCGCCCAGAGCATGGGGGTCGTGAAACGGATCGAGCCGCCCCACAAGGTGGCGATTATGACGAAGAGAAGTTCGGCGATCGGTATCGAGATCAGCAGCGTGGTGATCGTGAAGACGTTCGCCATGCGCGGATCGATGCCGGCGACGAACTGGTGGTGGGCCCAGACGAAGAAGCTGAGCACGCCGGTCGCCACCGTCGTGTAGAGCATGAGCTTGTATCCGAAGACCTTCTTGCGCGCGAAGACGGCGACGATCTCGATCACGAATCCGATCGCGGGCAGGAGCACCACGTAGACCTCGGGGTGGCCGAAGAACCAGAAGAGGTGCTGCCAGAGAATCGGATCGCCTCCCGCCGCAGGATCGAAGAAGCCGGTGCCGATGGTCTGGTCGAAGAGAAGCATGATCGCGCCGGCGATGAGCGGCCCGACCGAGAGCATGAAGAGGATGCTGGCGATGACGATCATCCAGCAGACCAGCGGGATGTCGTAGGCCTTCATGCCCGGGGCCCGCGAGTTCATCAGCGTGGTGATGAAATTGATCCCGCCCAGGAGAAACGCGACGAATTCGAGCGCCACCGCTATGAGCCACAAGGTGGATCCGAGATCGGTCTGGTTCAGATCCCCGTCGGCCGAGAGCGGCGGATAGGCGGTCCACGCCCCTCCGAATCCTCCGCCCTCGACGAAGAGCGAGAGCAGGAGGACGATCACGCTCACCAGGAAGATCTGGTACGAGAGCCGGTTGATCCGCGGGAAGACCATGTCGTCCGCGCCGATCATCAGCGGGATGAGGAAGTTCCCGAAGGCGGCGATGAGGACGGGCATCGCCACCCAGAAGATCATGATCGAACCGTGGTTGGTGACCAGGGAGTTGTACTCGTGCGCCGACACCTGCCCGAACCCGGGGACGCTGATCCCGGGGAAGGCGAGCTGCATGCGGAACACGTAAGCCATGAACCCGCCGATGACCGCCATCGCCATCCCCGTGAAGAGGTACTGCATGGCGATGACCTTGTGGTCGGTCGACCAGAGGTATTTGAGGATGCCCTGAGGCCCGTGATCGTGGCTCTCGTGCAAGGCGTTGTCTGCCATCGGTATGGGTGTGGAGGCTACGGTATGGTCCCGGTCGAATTCGCGGCGAGCCACTCGGAGTGCCGGTTCGCGTCCTCGATGTGGATGCGCCCCCGCATGACTCCGTGACCGATGCCGCAGATCTCGGCGCACTGGATGTCGTGCTCGCCCGTGTTCGTCGCTTCGAACCATCCGGTGATCGACCGACCGGGAATGGCATCCTGCTTAAGGCGAAACACGGGAACGGAGAAGGAGTGCAGGGCGTCGCGAGATTCGAGGTGAAAGTGATAGATCTTGTCCACCTCGATGTGGAGTTCGTCGACGGTGAAGATGTCGTCCTCGGTGTCGAGCTCGTTGTCGAGTCCGGGGTGTTGGAAGGTCCAGGCCCACTGCTGCCCGATCACGCGGATCTCGGAGTCGGCTTCGGGAAGAACCATCTTGACGTTGCGCCATGCGATCACCGAAAAGACGATGATGACCACGTCGAAGAAGAGGATGACGAAGTGGGGATAGGTCACCCAGCGTTTCACCGTCTTGTCGGTGCCGTCCTTGCCCTGGAGGTACCGGGCGGGCGTTCCATTGCTCGCCCTGAACTTCCAGATGAGCCAGAAAAAGAGGACCTCGGCAGCGATGAAGCCTATCCCCGCGAGGATGAGAACGATGAGGATGACGTTGTCGATCTGTCCGGCGTACGTGGACGCCTGCTCCAGATACCAGTTAGGCATGTGTCAGCCCCATCTCGTGAGAGCGATGATGGCGGCCGACGCCGCCGCGAAGCCGATCACCCCGAGCACGGTGTAGCGAAAGGTCTTGAATGCGTCGCTCAGAGCCGGGTTTTCCTCGTCGGACGGAGGGGGCGGCGGTGGCTTCGGGTTGACCGTGTTCATTTCGAGCTATCTGAGGGTCTGGATATACGCGACCACGTCCCTGATCGCCTGGTCGCTGAGAGCTATGGACTGCGCCCGCATCTGAGCGCCCCAAACGTCGTCGGGATCCGCACCGCGGGCTCCGTCCCGGTAGTCCCTCAGCTCGCCGGCGAGGTACCAGTCGTCGATGTTCACGAGCGGTGGCGCGTGCAGGATTTCGTCTCCCGCTCCGTCTTCACCGTGGCAGGTGGCACACACCGTAGCGTAGCGCTCGGCGCCCGCTCCGGCGTCGCCCCCGAGGGTGGACGGCGGTTGAACGGGCGGAAGCGAAGCCACGTACTCGGCTACCGACACGATGTCGCCGTCCTTGTTGAGGGTCTCGGCCATCGGGCGCATGCGCAGCCCCGCCAGATCGGCGTGGTGCATCCCGCGCCAGCGTCGCTGGAAGGCGTTGAGCTGTTCTTCAAGGTACCACTGGGGCAGACCCGCTATCGCCGGCGCCTCGATGTCCGGGTTGCCGACACCGGCTTCGCCGTGGCAGGGAGAGCAGGCCTCGAAGAGCTCCTCGCCTTTGGCTATGCCCGGCTCCGGATGGAGCTCGCACGCCTGGGCGGCGAGGAGGAGGACGAGGAGGAAGAGGCGCTTGTGGATCATCAGGTGGAGATGGCTAGGTCGATGGCCTCATCGACGAGCATGATCGGAATTCGGTTCCGGACAGGGTAGAGACGCGATCCGTCCTCCCGCACAAGACCCTCCGAAATCGGTTCCGTTACCGACTCTCCACCGCCATTGACCACGCGACCCGCCTCGATGCCGGCGTTCAGGCGATCGAGCAAGGACGCCTCCGCCGGTCGGAGAGCTTGATGTGTCTCAGGGCAGACCAGGATCTCCAGAAGTTCGGGATCGACCATTCGGAGGCTTGAAAGGGGCACGGGGGTGCCGGAAGGGTAGGGAAATCTATACCTTTTATCAACCACTTGGGAGACCGCCATGCATCGAACCGAAAATCGCTCCGCTTTCGTTTCCACCGGGAAACCTAAGAACCATCTTTCATCCTGGGCGGTCCTGCTCGCTCTCGCGACGGTAGCCTGCGGCTCCGACGCCCAGTCGGGTCAGGCCGACGGAGACGGGGCCTACCGTCCGCAGTCCGCCGTGCCCGACACGGTGAGGCCGAGCGGGGACGCCCCCGAAGCCAATCGTGCCTGGGTCGTCTTCAGCCACGACGACGGAACCGCCGACACGGTTGTCGCCGAGATCGCCGCCAGCCCTGAAGAGCGGCAGCAGGGGCTGATGCACCGTGAGAGCCTCGCCCAAGGCGCCGGCATGCTCTTCGTCTTCGAGGACAGCCAGGAGAGGTCGTTCTGGATGGCCAACACCTACGTCCCGCTCGACATCGCGTACATGGACGAGGAGCTGACCATCGTCAGCATCCTCGCCATGACGCCGCTCGACACCAATCTCTATCCGAGCGGCGCACCGGCGATGTACGCTCTCGAGGTGAACCAGGGCTGGTTCGCCGCCCAGGGGATCGAGGTCGGCGACCGGGCCGAGGTGATCCGCGGAACGAGACCCGGGTCCTGACAACCCCGAGTCGGGCGGAGGCTCAACCCCGCGCCGCCGGCTTGAGAACTTCCTTCAGCGCCTCGAGATCCGAACGGTCGTTGTAGACGTGGACGGAGACCCGCAACGCCGAGCCTCGCAGCGAGACGTGGATACGTCTCCGCGCGAGCTCGGCCTGGAGCTCGACCAGATCCACCTTGGCCGGCATCCGGAGTCCGAAGAGGTGGGAAGAGCGCCACGCTCGTCCCTCCGCTTCGTACCCGTCCCCGGCCAGATCGGCGAAAAGACCGTCGGTCAGATCGGCGCAGTACGCCTCGATCCGGCTCGCGCCCCAACCCAACATGAGATCGAGCGAAGCCTCCGCGATGGGCAGCAGGAAGAAATTGGAGCGCTCCGCCACGTCATAACGGACCGCTCCGGGCCGGTACTCGGCTCGGTAGTTGACCAGACGCCGGAAGTCGTCGCTGCCGGCGCGACCGATCCAGGTCTCCTCGATGGGTGTGCCGTCGTCGAAGCGCGGCCCCATCCAGGTGAAGGCGACCGAGTACGGTCCTAGCAGCCACTTGTAGCTGCACGAAACCACCAGGTCGGGCTGCACCTCGGCGACGCTGAAGGGCGCCATCCCCAGCGACTGAGTGGCGTCCACCACCAGGGCCGCGCCGAAACGCCGACACCGGCCGCCCACGGCTTCCAGGTCGAACTGCGTGCCGTCGGTCCAATGGACGGTGGGCACCGTCACCACTGCCGTCTCGGGCGTGACGGCCTCCAGGAGCCGCTCGTTCCAAAGAGCTCCGCGCACCCCTCCCTCGCCGGGGGCCACCACCCGCAGCTCGGCGCCGGACTCGGCGGCGAGCCTGTGCCAGGCGTAGACGTTGCCCGGGAATTGCTCTTCCAGCAGGACGATGTTCTGTCCCCTCGAGACGGGGAGGTTCTTCGCCGCGCAGGCCGCGGCGTAGGACACGCCCGGCTGGATCGCCACCCGCTCCGGCTCGTCCGAGCCCACCAGCGACGCGAACCGCTTCCGCAGCGCGTCGCTGGTGGACCAGAAGTCGCCCGGCGGGACGATGGCCGTCGGGAGACGCTTGCGCGCAAGCGCCTCCCGACCCGCCTGCTCCGCCTCCCGGGGCAGAGGCCCCATGTAGGCGCAGTTCAGGAAGTGCGTGTCGGAAGGGAGAGCGAAGCGGTCGCGCTGGCCGGCCAGCGGGCCTGTTTCGCTCTCCCTCGCAGTGGTCCGCGTCGGCTCCACCGCTTCCGAGCCGGAGGCTCGGGTTTCGCTTTCGGTCGTCCGCGTCATGCCGAAAAGCTAACAGCCCGTCATAGAGCCCGCGCCGCTCGGTTCGGCAATCACGGTCGCTCGAAGCCGTTCCTACTCGGGGCCGATCACGCAGGCGAGCAGCCTGGCCCGGAAGGCCAACTCGCACCGAAGACGGCTCCCGAAACCCGTCGCGCGGGATTTACAGTGCTCAAACCAGGCGTCGGCCAACACGAAGCACGCTTCGCGGTCCGAAGCCACGACGATGCAGGGAGGCTCCCATTCCGTGTCCTGAACGACCGCCGAAGTGGAAAGCGGGGCGGTCACCGTCGACGGCGGCGACGGGGCGGCGGCCGAGACGACGGCCGGGAAGAGCGCCGCTTCCGGCGCGGCGACTCCGTGACCGGGGGTGAAGGCCGCGGCGATCGCGAGGACCAGGGCGGCGGCGGCGATGCGGATGGTGTTTATGGCGCTTATGATGCTCGTCATGATTTTCTCCTAGTCCGTTGCGGTGTCATGGCTCTCGTCAGAGAGCTCGAGGTGACGGCCGGAATCGGATTCGTCACGAATTTGTCCTTCGGCGTCCGACAGTATCTCCTTGACCCCAGTGCTTACGCATGCGGCGAGGTCGACCGCTAGAAAAACCGCGCATCCGGCGCGACCCAGCCACGTGTGGCCTTTCGCCTTCAGACATGCATTCGCGACCTCCTCGGCGTCGGCGGCGCAGTCCATCAGCCGGGTGGAGGTGGTGCACGGGTGGTCGCCTCCGTATGTGGATTCCTCGCACTCCACCACCTCCGTTCCGTCCTGTGCGGCTGCGGCCGATACCGGGCTGCCGGCGAGGGGAGTCGGAGCTGTCGCCACGAGGGCCGTCAGCGCACAGCCGACGACCGTGGGGGCTCCGCCGATCTCGAGTCCGACCGACTCGATGGCGGCGGTTGGACGGGGCCCGAATGCGAAGGCCACCGCCAGTGCGAACATGGAACAGCGCTTGATCTTGCTCATTTATTCCTCCTGTTTGTGTATTCCCCCGAACCCTGGTGGTTCGGCAGATGGAGGAAACTACATGGCGGACCGGGCCATTTCCATGTCGTTTTGGGACATCGTCAGGCGACCGTCAGCGCCGGACTCGTTTCAACGTTCCGGAAGCAGGGCCTCGTAGACGATCGGGGCCAGCGCTCGATCCAGAGGAGTCCCGCCGTAGGGCTG is part of the Gemmatimonadota bacterium genome and encodes:
- a CDS encoding cytochrome c oxidase subunit 3, with translation MSAAKPIATQRSATGIPTARLAVWWVLASEVVIFGGVLGSYLMFRIGHPWFGLDAAHTQTWIGAFNTFVLLTSSFTAVLAHQAAERGDGKKAAGFLLLTVGGAATFMIVKAFEWTSEITHGYTIQSSNFWGFYYTAAGIHALHVLAGAIIMLFIAWDAFRGRELHRVETIGIYWHFVDVVWIFLFPLLYIAK
- a CDS encoding cbb3-type cytochrome c oxidase subunit I is translated as MADNALHESHDHGPQGILKYLWSTDHKVIAMQYLFTGMAMAVIGGFMAYVFRMQLAFPGISVPGFGQVSAHEYNSLVTNHGSIMIFWVAMPVLIAAFGNFLIPLMIGADDMVFPRINRLSYQIFLVSVIVLLLSLFVEGGGFGGAWTAYPPLSADGDLNQTDLGSTLWLIAVALEFVAFLLGGINFITTLMNSRAPGMKAYDIPLVCWMIVIASILFMLSVGPLIAGAIMLLFDQTIGTGFFDPAAGGDPILWQHLFWFFGHPEVYVVLLPAIGFVIEIVAVFARKKVFGYKLMLYTTVATGVLSFFVWAHHQFVAGIDPRMANVFTITTLLISIPIAELLFVIIATLWGGSIRFTTPMLWALAFMAEFLIGGVTGIFLGASGADIYFHDTYFVLAHFHYTFFPIAIIGTFAAFTYWFPKMFGKMMDDRLGKIHFWGTVIPFNFIFIPLFFLGSFGQHRRISNFEYHPDLNTPFMYDLRELATYSLLVMLAFQFVFFYNCIKSWRSGPKAGKNPWRASTLEWTTPSPPPHGNWLVSELPNVYRGPYEYSNPEHDEDFWPQDKP
- a CDS encoding cytochrome C oxidase subunit II → MPNWYLEQASTYAGQIDNVILIVLILAGIGFIAAEVLFFWLIWKFRASNGTPARYLQGKDGTDKTVKRWVTYPHFVILFFDVVIIVFSVIAWRNVKMVLPEADSEIRVIGQQWAWTFQHPGLDNELDTEDDIFTVDELHIEVDKIYHFHLESRDALHSFSVPVFRLKQDAIPGRSITGWFEATNTGEHDIQCAEICGIGHGVMRGRIHIEDANRHSEWLAANSTGTIP
- a CDS encoding c-type cytochrome, which produces MIHKRLFLLVLLLAAQACELHPEPGIAKGEELFEACSPCHGEAGVGNPDIEAPAIAGLPQWYLEEQLNAFQRRWRGMHHADLAGLRMRPMAETLNKDGDIVSVAEYVASLPPVQPPSTLGGDAGAGAERYATVCATCHGEDGAGDEILHAPPLVNIDDWYLAGELRDYRDGARGADPDDVWGAQMRAQSIALSDQAIRDVVAYIQTLR
- a CDS encoding DUF192 domain-containing protein; its protein translation is MHRTENRSAFVSTGKPKNHLSSWAVLLALATVACGSDAQSGQADGDGAYRPQSAVPDTVRPSGDAPEANRAWVVFSHDDGTADTVVAEIAASPEERQQGLMHRESLAQGAGMLFVFEDSQERSFWMANTYVPLDIAYMDEELTIVSILAMTPLDTNLYPSGAPAMYALEVNQGWFAAQGIEVGDRAEVIRGTRPGS
- a CDS encoding aminotransferase class V-fold PLP-dependent enzyme — its product is MTRTTESETRASGSEAVEPTRTTARESETGPLAGQRDRFALPSDTHFLNCAYMGPLPREAEQAGREALARKRLPTAIVPPGDFWSTSDALRKRFASLVGSDEPERVAIQPGVSYAAACAAKNLPVSRGQNIVLLEEQFPGNVYAWHRLAAESGAELRVVAPGEGGVRGALWNERLLEAVTPETAVVTVPTVHWTDGTQFDLEAVGGRCRRFGAALVVDATQSLGMAPFSVAEVQPDLVVSCSYKWLLGPYSVAFTWMGPRFDDGTPIEETWIGRAGSDDFRRLVNYRAEYRPGAVRYDVAERSNFFLLPIAEASLDLMLGWGASRIEAYCADLTDGLFADLAGDGYEAEGRAWRSSHLFGLRMPAKVDLVELQAELARRRIHVSLRGSALRVSVHVYNDRSDLEALKEVLKPAARG